One segment of Polyodon spathula isolate WHYD16114869_AA chromosome 20, ASM1765450v1, whole genome shotgun sequence DNA contains the following:
- the LOC121295397 gene encoding type-2 angiotensin II receptor-like: MTAMLNNSLSLTTEGTNFSSVNGSLNGTPEVPSCPFVSFSDYQPELIPAIYSIIFILGFVGNSVVVAVLCLQMGCKTVASTYILNLAISDLLFLTSLPLWAVYYAFGYNWIFGAVMCKICGSLLCINLYASIFFITCMSVDRYLAIVYPFQSQRSRSLCQAQSVTFLMWTLACLSTLPTMCFRNTYNIPELGVTACIMDFPNPRESWFVAMALMKNILGFLIPFTVIASCYIGIGKHLLGATGLDKNTQHRDRALRMVVAVMMAFFFCWCPFHIITFLDVLTRLNLIQSCGVKAMIDTAVPFTLCIAFANSTINPFLYCFVGNHFREQLSRLSERRLPHIFSKRGSTSTRLSSFSRKLSDVKELGVLDKFVQTKGP; the protein is encoded by the coding sequence ATGACAGCTATGCTTAACAACTCCCTCTCCTTAACAACAGAGGGGACAAACTTCTCATCTGTCAACGGATCCCTGAACGGGACGCCGGAAGTGCCATCATGCCCCTTTGTCTCATTCTCAGATTACCAGCCTGAGCTCATCCCAGCGATATACAGCATCATATTTATTCTGGGGTTTGTTGGAAACAGTGTGGTTGTGGCAGTGCTGTGTCTACAAATGGGATGTAAAACAGTGGCCAGCACTTATATTCTGAACTTAGCCATCTCTGACCTCCTCTTCCTGACCAGCCTCCCGCTGTGGGCCGTTTACTACGCCTTTGGCTACAACTGGATTTTTGGGGCTGTAATGTGCAAGATTTGCGGCTCCTTGCTGTGCATCAATTTATACGCCAGCATATTTTTCATCACCTGCATGAGCGTGGACAGGTACCTGGCCATCGTCTACCCTTTCCAGTCTCAGAGGAGCAGGAGTCTTTGCCAGGCTCAATCGGTTACCTTCCTGATGTGGACGTTGGCTTGCCTCTCCACTCTACCCACCATGTGTTTCAGAAACACGTACAACATCCCGGAACTCGGGGTCACAGCATGCATTATGGATTTCCCGAACCCCCGCGAAAGTTGGTTTGTGGCCATGGCTCTAATGAAGAACATACTGGGCTTCCTGATCCCGTTCACAGTGATTGCCAGCTGTTACATCGGCATTGGGAAGCACTTACTGGGGGCAACAGGACTGGACAAAAACACCCAACATCGAGACAGAGCCTTGAGGATGGTTGTGGCTGTGATGATGGCATTTTTCTTCTGTTGGTGTCCCTTCCACATTATCACCTTCCTGGATGTCCTAACCAGACTGAACTTGATCCAGAGCTGTGGGGTGAAAGCAATGATCGACACTGCAGTGCCTTTTACGCTCTGCATTGCCTTTGCCAACAGCACCATTAACCCTTTCCTGTACTGCTTTGTAGGCAATCATTTCAGGGAACAGCTTAGCCGTCTGTCAGAGAGAAGGCTCCCTCACATCTTCAGTAAGAGGGGCTCGACCAGCACAAGGCTCAGCTCCTTCTCCAGGAAGCTCAGTGATGTGAAGGAGCTGGGAGTGCTGGACAAGTTTGTCCAGACAAAGGGACCGTAA